In Nicotiana tabacum cultivar K326 chromosome 19, ASM71507v2, whole genome shotgun sequence, one DNA window encodes the following:
- the LOC107829287 gene encoding viridiflorene synthase gives MAQAALINNDEKIVRPVANFSPSLWGDSFHSFSVDNQVAEKYGQEIETLKEETRSMLGAACERSLAEKLNLIDTVERLGLAYHFEKQIEDMLDEIYKEDPNFEGHEYNDLYTCALQFRMLRQHGYNISPKIFSRFQDANGKFKESLSLSNDAKGLLSLYEASHVRIHGEDILEEALAFATAHLESATPHLKSPLSKQVMHALEQSLHKSIPRVETRYFISIYEEEELKNDVLLRFAKLDYNLLQILHKQELSQVSRWWKDLDFVTTLPYARDRAVECYFWTMGVYAEPQYSQARVMLAKTIAMISIVDDTFDAYGIVKELEVYTDAIQRWDISQIDRLPDYMKISFKALIDLYEDYEKELSTDGRSYVVHYAKERMKEIVRNYFVEAKWFIEGYMPPVSEYLNNALATSTYYLLTTTSYLGMKSAAREDFEWLATNPKILEANVTLCRVVDDIATYEVEKGRGQIATGIECYMRDYGVSTEVAMEKFQEMAEIAWKDVNEGILRPTPVSTEILTRILNLARIIDVTYKHNQDGYTHPEKVLKPHIIALLVDSIEI, from the exons ATGGCCCAAGCTGCCCTCATTAACAACGATGAGAAGATTGTTCGTCCAGTTGCCAATTTCTCTCCAAGTCTTTGGGGTGACAGTTTCCATTCATTCTCTGTTGACAATCAG GTGGCAGAAAAATATGGTCAAGAGATTGAAACATTGAAGGAGGAAACAAGGAGTATGTTGGGAGCAGCTTGTGAAAGATCATTGGCTGAAAAGCTGAATCTGATAGACACTGTTGAGCGCCTTGGCTTAGCTTATCATTTTGAGAAACAAATAGAAGACATGTTGGATGAGATTTATAAAGAAGATCCAAACTTTGAAGGTCATGAGTACAATGATTTGTACACTTGTGCCCTTCAATTTCGAATGTTGAGACAACATGGTTACAATATCTCCCCAA AAATTTTCAGCAGATTCCAAGACGCAAACGGAAAATTCAAGGAGTCTCTTAGTCTTAGTAATGATGCAAAGGGTCTATTGAGCTTATACGAAGCTTCACATGTAAGGATTCATGGAGAGGATATTTTGGAAGAGGCACTTGCTTTTGCCACTGCTCATCTTGAATCTGCAACTCCACATTTGAAGTCACCTCTGAGTAAGCAAGTGATGCATGCTCTTGAGCAATCTCTGCATAAAAGCATTCCAAGAGTGGAGACGCGTTACTTCATCTCTATCTACGAAGAGGAGGAACTGAAAAATGATGTGCTACTTCGATTTGCTAAATTAGATTACAACTTACTTCAGATTTTGCATAAACAAGAACTCAGCCAAGTATCAAG GTGGTGGAAAGATTTGGATTTTGTGACAACACTTCCATATGCTAGGGATAGAGCTGTTGAATGCTACTTTTGGACGATGGGGGTGTATGCTGAACCTCAATATTCTCAGGCTCGTGTCATGCTTGCTAAGACTATAGCAATGATTTCGATAGTAGATGACACATTCGATGCTTATGGCATTGTAAAAGAACTTGAGGTCTACACTGATGCCATACAGAG GTGGGATATTAGTCAAATTGATCGACTCCCAGACTACATGAAAATCAGTTTTAAGGCTCTTATAGACCTTTATGAAGATTATGAAAAGGAATTGTCAACGGATGGCAGATCCTATGTTGTCCACTATGCGAAAGAAAGA ATGAAGGAAATTGTGAGAAATTATTTTGTCGAAGCAAAGTGGTTCATTGAGGGATATATGCCACCTGTTTCTGAGTATCTTAACAATGCATTAGCTACTAGCACATATTACTTGCTAACTACAACATCCTACTTGGGAATGAAATCAGCTGCCAGGGAAGATTTTGAGTGGTTGGCTACCAACCCTAAAATTTTGGAAGCCAATGTAACATTATGTCGAGTTGTAGATGACATTGCCACATATGAG GTTGAGAAGGGTAGGGGCCAAATTGCAACAGGAATTGAGTGTTATATGAGGGATTATGGCGTATCAACAGAAGTAGCAATGGAAAAATTCCAAGAAATGGCTGAGATAGCATGGAAGGATGTGAATGAAGGAATTCTTCGACCAACTCCTGTTTCTACAGAAATTCTCACTCGTATTCTCAATCTCGCTCGTATTATAGATGTCACTTACAAGCACAATCAAGATGGATACACTCATCCAGAAAAGGTTCTAAAACCTCACATCATCGCTTTACTGGTGGACTCCATTGAAATCTAA